The following proteins are encoded in a genomic region of Deltaproteobacteria bacterium:
- a CDS encoding sigma 54-interacting transcriptional regulator, which yields MLRFKDLIEAHLALLYKNSADKKNLEGVLDNLIEGIIVHDKERRILFFNRAAEKTTGYSREDVLGRDCHEAFGGPFCGNRCSFEEAPPDSSDQLYHSLNILTKKGESRRIEMVVTDRKDDAGRFSGVIASFRDVTELIGLRIRLGDIKGFAGLIGRDPKMLQVYGQIRDLGANDYPVHITGETGTGKELVAAAIHNESWRGEGPFVPVNCAALPDGLLESELFGHVKGAFTGAVRDKKGRFELAHGGTLFLDEVADLPGFVQAKLLRVLQEGRFERVGDDKTTSVDVRLVSATNRDLKREMERGNFREDLYYRIKVVPIHLPTLRKRKNDIPLLLEHFLEKAREEGQNTLGLSKDTLAVMMDYPWPGNVRELQSALRFALVKSRGRIIQPGDLPLELKKWQKERPSRGPSRKLNPASVRAALVSSGGNKAKAARLLGVGRATLYRFLADFPDVS from the coding sequence ATGTTAAGGTTCAAAGACCTTATCGAGGCCCACCTTGCTCTATTGTACAAGAATTCTGCTGACAAGAAAAACCTTGAAGGTGTCCTTGATAACCTTATAGAGGGGATCATAGTCCATGACAAGGAGAGGCGCATCCTGTTTTTCAATCGGGCTGCTGAAAAAACTACCGGTTATTCCAGAGAAGATGTGCTCGGAAGAGACTGCCACGAGGCCTTTGGAGGACCCTTCTGCGGAAACCGATGCTCCTTTGAGGAAGCCCCGCCAGATTCCTCGGATCAACTTTACCACTCCCTGAATATCCTCACGAAGAAGGGTGAGTCCAGGCGTATTGAGATGGTGGTGACTGACAGGAAAGATGATGCCGGACGTTTTTCCGGCGTTATCGCCTCGTTCCGGGATGTGACGGAACTCATAGGGCTAAGGATACGGCTCGGGGATATTAAGGGCTTTGCCGGGCTCATTGGGCGGGACCCGAAGATGCTCCAGGTTTATGGCCAGATACGAGACCTTGGCGCCAACGACTATCCGGTTCATATCACAGGCGAGACCGGCACCGGAAAGGAACTGGTGGCGGCGGCCATCCACAATGAGAGCTGGCGTGGAGAGGGTCCTTTTGTGCCGGTCAATTGTGCAGCTCTTCCAGACGGCTTGCTTGAGAGCGAGCTCTTCGGACATGTGAAGGGGGCCTTTACCGGAGCCGTGCGGGACAAGAAGGGCCGCTTTGAGCTTGCGCATGGCGGCACCCTGTTCCTGGACGAGGTGGCGGATCTGCCCGGGTTTGTGCAGGCAAAACTGTTGCGGGTTCTTCAAGAAGGGAGGTTTGAGCGGGTGGGTGACGATAAGACTACGTCTGTGGATGTGCGTCTCGTTAGCGCTACCAATAGAGACCTGAAACGCGAAATGGAAAGAGGCAATTTTCGCGAGGACCTCTACTACCGTATCAAGGTCGTCCCTATTCACCTGCCGACGCTTAGGAAGCGAAAGAACGACATTCCTCTTCTCCTGGAGCACTTTCTTGAGAAGGCCCGAGAAGAGGGACAAAATACGCTAGGTCTTTCCAAAGACACCCTGGCCGTCATGATGGACTACCCCTGGCCCGGAAACGTCCGCGAGCTTCAGAGCGCCCTACGGTTTGCCCTTGTAAAGTCAAGGGGCCGGATCATTCAACCCGGCGATCTTCCCTTGGAACTCAAGAAATGGCAAAAGGAACGACCCTCTCGCGGCCCCTCCAGAAAACTGAACCCGGCAAGTGTCCGGGCTGCTCTGGTCAGCAGTGGAGGCAACAAGGCCAAGGCGGCCAGACTCCTTGGTGTGGGCAGAGCTACCCTGTATCGATTTCTTGCTGATTTTCCGGATGTCTCGTGA
- a CDS encoding YIP1 family protein, with protein MDTPDLNTVLDFEPKDFLTSLFRTAKAILLSPGLFFKGMKRDGGLRNPLIFLASCVVVHTLLVALLLKSQSLIARSLVFGIVLPFVTAGVLYFIITRLFKASGTYEAAFRVNAYSAAVALLSWIPLVGVFLELYRIYLIVLGLTVAFSIKASRAFLAVIFTVFVYLVASAALTHITGGQWPNVGPS; from the coding sequence TTGGACACACCCGATCTCAATACGGTGCTCGACTTTGAGCCCAAAGATTTTCTTACCAGCCTTTTTCGCACGGCAAAAGCCATTTTGTTGTCTCCCGGGTTGTTTTTTAAGGGCATGAAACGGGATGGCGGCTTGCGAAACCCTTTGATATTTCTGGCATCCTGTGTCGTAGTTCATACGTTGCTTGTTGCCCTGTTGCTAAAGAGTCAAAGCCTCATAGCCCGCAGCTTGGTCTTTGGCATTGTTCTACCCTTTGTAACGGCGGGAGTCCTTTACTTCATCATCACAAGGCTTTTCAAAGCGTCAGGGACCTATGAGGCCGCCTTCAGGGTAAACGCCTATTCAGCGGCAGTTGCCCTGCTGTCCTGGATTCCTCTGGTGGGCGTTTTCCTTGAGCTCTATCGGATTTATCTGATTGTTCTGGGTCTCACTGTCGCCTTTTCGATCAAAGCCTCGCGGGCCTTCTTGGCCGTCATATTCACAGTGTTCGTATACTTGGTTGCCTCCGCGGCCCTAACCCATATCACCGGAGGGCAATGGCCGAACGTCGGGCCTTCCTGA
- a CDS encoding ferritin-like domain-containing protein, with amino-acid sequence MEKQALIDLLNRDLADEHAAIIRYLVHGWMEGEDTPLGSSLISISRDEMWHMHWLGMIIGELGGEPNFTPAPYPYDPTSRATMLKSYVEYEENLIPHYNGETDKVDDPHIRRVLEREAWESAIHARKFQRKLDKLSPEEAAGLPGEESELPKELLDKLQAEVTMKYTEMLQHLRTAWVFQKDEIMGWKIMDQAMEKMRHLAHFAEDIAEDGVAPKFKPGDIDMSNAIGQALKKALEDVRTARERHLRFTQDSEVQKHSGLVINLDLTVQQEEYEAAELQDWEGAHVTS; translated from the coding sequence ATGGAAAAACAAGCATTGATTGATCTGTTGAACAGGGATCTTGCCGATGAGCATGCAGCAATCATACGGTATCTGGTCCACGGTTGGATGGAAGGGGAAGATACTCCACTTGGTTCGAGCCTCATTTCCATCTCTAGGGATGAGATGTGGCACATGCACTGGCTGGGGATGATCATAGGCGAATTGGGGGGGGAGCCAAACTTCACACCCGCTCCCTATCCCTATGATCCGACCAGCCGGGCCACGATGCTCAAGTCCTATGTCGAATACGAGGAAAACCTGATTCCTCATTACAACGGAGAAACGGACAAGGTGGATGATCCCCATATCAGGCGGGTCCTTGAGAGAGAAGCATGGGAATCGGCCATCCATGCGAGAAAGTTTCAAAGAAAACTCGACAAACTGAGCCCGGAAGAGGCAGCAGGCTTGCCAGGAGAAGAAAGTGAGTTGCCCAAGGAATTGCTGGACAAGTTGCAAGCAGAGGTCACAATGAAATATACAGAGATGTTGCAGCACCTCCGCACTGCCTGGGTCTTCCAAAAAGATGAAATCATGGGCTGGAAAATTATGGACCAGGCTATGGAAAAAATGAGACATCTTGCGCATTTTGCCGAAGATATTGCCGAAGATGGTGTTGCCCCTAAATTCAAACCCGGCGACATAGACATGAGCAATGCCATTGGGCAGGCTCTGAAAAAGGCACTGGAAGATGTCCGGACAGCCCGTGAACGGCACCTAAGGTTCACGCAAGACAGCGAAGTGCAAAAGCACTCCGGGCTTGTGATCAATCTGGACCTCACCGTCCAGCAGGAGGAATACGAGGCGGCAGAACTGCAAGACTGGGAGGGAGCCCATGTTACAAGTTGA
- a CDS encoding branched-chain amino acid aminotransferase, whose translation MDLRLERVENPKKRPDDSKLGFGEVFTDHMFNMDYAPESGWHNARIEPYGPIVMDPATMVLHYGQAIFEGLKAYRTSDDKIQLFRPERNVARFNRSAQIMCIPEVDEAFALSAIKRLVAIEKDWVPRAPETSLYIRPTIVGMDPYLGVRPSYTYLFFVILSPVGAYYPEGFNPVKIWVTDKYVRTVRGGVGEAKTPANYAASLFGAEVAKEAGYTQVLWLDAVERRYIEEVGTMNIFFVLKGELVTPPLGGSILPGITRDSVLALARRWNVPVAERPVTIDEIMDAHKNGSLQEIFGCGTAAVISPVNHLAWRDEELTIGDGGVGPMAHKFYAAITDIQYGRAEDPFGWIIPVE comes from the coding sequence ATGGATCTAAGACTGGAACGGGTCGAAAACCCCAAGAAACGTCCGGACGACTCTAAGCTGGGCTTTGGGGAGGTTTTTACTGATCACATGTTCAACATGGATTACGCGCCTGAATCCGGATGGCATAACGCGCGCATTGAACCCTACGGCCCCATTGTCATGGATCCGGCTACCATGGTCCTTCATTACGGTCAGGCCATTTTTGAGGGCCTGAAGGCATATCGGACCAGTGACGACAAGATCCAACTGTTTCGACCAGAGCGGAATGTAGCCAGGTTCAACCGGTCAGCACAGATTATGTGCATCCCCGAGGTTGACGAGGCCTTTGCTTTGAGCGCCATAAAGAGACTGGTTGCCATTGAGAAGGATTGGGTTCCCAGGGCACCCGAAACTTCTCTTTATATTCGCCCCACTATCGTTGGCATGGACCCCTACCTGGGTGTGCGCCCGTCATACACCTATCTTTTTTTTGTTATCTTGTCTCCAGTGGGCGCCTATTATCCTGAAGGCTTCAACCCTGTGAAGATATGGGTTACTGACAAGTATGTTCGAACAGTGCGGGGTGGCGTGGGCGAAGCCAAGACGCCGGCCAACTATGCTGCGAGTCTTTTTGGGGCCGAGGTGGCCAAAGAGGCTGGTTACACCCAGGTGCTGTGGCTTGATGCTGTCGAACGGCGGTACATAGAAGAGGTGGGCACCATGAATATCTTCTTTGTCCTTAAGGGAGAGCTGGTGACCCCGCCCCTTGGAGGGAGCATCCTGCCGGGTATTACCCGGGATTCTGTTCTTGCCCTGGCTCGGCGTTGGAATGTGCCAGTGGCCGAACGACCTGTCACAATAGACGAAATCATGGACGCGCACAAGAATGGTTCCCTTCAGGAGATATTTGGCTGTGGAACGGCCGCGGTGATTTCTCCGGTTAACCATCTCGCATGGCGAGATGAAGAGTTGACGATTGGGGATGGCGGAGTTGGGCCCATGGCCCACAAGTTTTATGCGGCTATCACTGATATTCAGTACGGCCGGGCTGAAGATCCCTTTGGGTGGATTATTCCGGTAGAATAG
- a CDS encoding DUF4079 family protein, giving the protein MLLIHPIIQCSATLLALYVFYLGVQRFRFLHMNQKTVFKWKRHVALGKTALGVWLVGMVSGLTMVYLHWHGFLITGVHGKVALVLLPLVIFGLASGLYMDRNKKKRGVFLFMHGLNNLVVLMLAVGQAISGLWVFNTFVLGG; this is encoded by the coding sequence TTGCTCCTTATTCATCCCATCATTCAATGCTCGGCCACACTGTTGGCCCTGTATGTGTTCTATCTTGGAGTTCAGCGGTTTCGCTTCCTCCATATGAACCAAAAGACTGTTTTCAAATGGAAGCGGCATGTGGCCCTGGGCAAGACGGCCCTCGGGGTGTGGTTGGTCGGCATGGTTTCGGGCTTGACGATGGTATATCTTCACTGGCACGGGTTCCTCATAACGGGAGTTCACGGCAAGGTCGCTCTTGTATTGCTGCCCTTAGTAATCTTCGGCCTGGCTTCCGGTCTATACATGGACCGTAACAAAAAGAAACGAGGAGTGTTTCTGTTTATGCATGGTTTGAATAATCTAGTTGTCTTAATGCTTGCAGTGGGCCAGGCTATTAGCGGCCTGTGGGTGTTCAATACCTTCGTATTAGGCGGCTAG
- a CDS encoding thioredoxin domain-containing protein, producing the protein MCTTDAKQKGVPNRLIDEKSPYLLQHAGNPVNWYPWGEEAFQKAKREDKPIFLSIGYATCHWCHVMAHESFEDEEVARLLNKYYIAIKVDREERPDVDKIYMFVCQSLTGHGGWPLSIFMRPEGKPFFAGTYFPKSSRMGMSGFVDILKQIADMWREDRASILKSSEAVTGAIQRDAHQVKSVHAVSVGTLKRGNTQLSRTFDPNQGGFGAAPKFPTPHHLTFLLRWHKRSGDSATLDMVEKTLEAMRRGGIFDQIGFGFHRYSVDAKWLVPHFEKMLYDQALSAMAYTEAYQVTGKVKFARVAREIFTYVLRDMTAPEGAFYSAEDADSEGKEGLFYVWTPQEVKERIGDELGDLFCRFYDITEAGNFEEGRSIAHMRMSLKAFAERKGMDLKKLEAVLEDARDRLFDVRKKRVHPLKDDKILTSWNGLMIAALAKGYQVFADPKYADAAQRAVAFVLKGLRTADGRLLRRYRQGDAAYPGYLDDYAFLVWGLIELYEATFEVSYLEEAITLNKAMIDIFWDKQGDGLYFTGKGNEPLIARSKEIYDGALPSGNSVAALNFLRLSRLTGNVDLEQRAAQLIKAFAGQVTDQPMAYTQLLIALDFMVGPSQEIVVAGDPALETTQGMINAIRRRFLPNKVVVLRPEGAGAKRLASLAPFVEAMVSTNNQPTVYICEQYACQAPIKDVEQLEAAFH; encoded by the coding sequence GTGTGCACGACTGATGCAAAGCAAAAAGGGGTTCCAAATCGTCTAATCGACGAAAAGAGCCCTTACCTTCTCCAGCACGCCGGCAACCCCGTGAACTGGTATCCGTGGGGTGAGGAGGCTTTCCAAAAAGCGAAAAGAGAAGACAAGCCCATCTTCCTGTCCATAGGCTACGCCACCTGCCATTGGTGTCATGTGATGGCACACGAGTCCTTTGAAGATGAGGAAGTTGCCCGGCTTTTGAACAAGTATTACATCGCCATAAAGGTGGACCGTGAAGAGCGTCCTGATGTGGACAAAATCTACATGTTTGTGTGCCAGTCCTTGACAGGACATGGAGGGTGGCCCCTTTCCATTTTTATGAGGCCGGAAGGCAAACCTTTTTTTGCCGGCACCTACTTTCCGAAGTCGAGCCGGATGGGGATGTCCGGTTTTGTGGATATCCTTAAACAGATTGCTGATATGTGGCGCGAGGACCGGGCAAGCATCCTGAAATCCAGCGAGGCCGTCACAGGGGCCATTCAACGCGATGCACATCAGGTTAAATCCGTACATGCTGTGAGTGTCGGCACATTGAAGAGGGGTAACACACAACTCTCAAGGACCTTTGATCCTAACCAGGGCGGATTTGGGGCTGCACCGAAATTCCCAACACCACACCATCTTACCTTTCTTCTGAGGTGGCACAAGCGGAGCGGCGATTCCGCGACCTTAGACATGGTGGAAAAGACTCTGGAGGCCATGAGAAGAGGTGGTATCTTCGACCAGATAGGTTTTGGTTTTCACCGCTATTCCGTGGATGCAAAGTGGCTTGTGCCCCATTTTGAAAAGATGCTCTATGATCAGGCCCTGTCGGCCATGGCGTACACGGAGGCGTATCAGGTAACAGGCAAGGTCAAATTCGCCCGGGTGGCCCGTGAGATATTCACGTATGTGTTGCGCGATATGACCGCCCCTGAGGGCGCATTCTACTCCGCAGAAGACGCGGACAGTGAGGGCAAAGAAGGCTTGTTTTATGTTTGGACTCCCCAGGAGGTGAAAGAACGTATTGGGGACGAACTGGGCGATCTCTTCTGCCGCTTTTACGACATCACTGAGGCAGGCAATTTTGAAGAAGGCAGGAGCATTGCGCATATGCGCATGTCTCTTAAAGCCTTTGCCGAAAGAAAGGGCATGGATCTGAAAAAGCTTGAGGCAGTCTTGGAAGATGCCAGAGACAGGCTCTTTGATGTCCGCAAGAAACGGGTCCATCCCCTGAAAGACGACAAGATTCTGACCTCCTGGAACGGCCTCATGATCGCCGCACTGGCAAAAGGATACCAGGTTTTTGCTGATCCAAAGTATGCGGACGCAGCTCAAAGGGCTGTGGCCTTCGTCCTAAAAGGCCTGAGGACCGCAGACGGCCGGCTTCTCCGTCGATACAGGCAAGGGGACGCAGCCTATCCAGGATACCTTGATGATTATGCCTTCCTGGTCTGGGGGTTGATCGAATTGTATGAGGCTACCTTTGAGGTTTCCTATCTTGAGGAGGCTATTACCTTGAATAAGGCAATGATAGATATCTTCTGGGATAAACAAGGTGACGGGCTTTATTTCACGGGAAAAGGAAACGAACCTCTTATTGCGCGGAGCAAAGAGATCTACGATGGGGCACTGCCTTCAGGCAACTCGGTTGCAGCCTTAAATTTCTTGCGCCTGAGCCGCCTTACAGGCAATGTCGATTTGGAGCAAAGGGCCGCGCAATTGATCAAGGCTTTTGCCGGACAGGTTACAGACCAACCGATGGCTTATACTCAGCTACTAATCGCCCTTGATTTTATGGTCGGCCCCAGTCAGGAGATTGTGGTTGCCGGAGACCCTGCCCTCGAGACCACCCAGGGAATGATCAATGCTATACGCAGGAGGTTCTTGCCCAATAAGGTGGTGGTGCTGCGCCCGGAAGGGGCCGGGGCAAAAAGGCTTGCTTCATTGGCTCCCTTTGTGGAAGCTATGGTTTCTACAAATAATCAACCCACGGTCTATATATGCGAGCAGTATGCCTGTCAGGCACCCATAAAGGATGTGGAGCAATTGGAGGCGGCCTTTCATTGA
- a CDS encoding UTP--glucose-1-phosphate uridylyltransferase, translated as MTTEKNGLPQMELDIQFQPFADKMGKNGLAPIVINSFRHYYGLLVRGETGLISNKDIDPVAEGEIADAQRLSGLNKAGQRAMEKSVLIKLNGGLGTSMGLSRAKSLLEVKNGLSFLDIIARQVLSYRRKQGVRLPVVFMNSFNTEADTLEALASYEDLPSKGIPLSFVQHRFPKVFQDALTPATWPADPALEWNPPGHGDIYTALVTSGILDKLLDEGVLYAFVSNSDNLGAVMDESILGFFAENNYPFMMEVADRTEADSKGGHLARRKNGRFTLREIAQCPENELDEFRDVNVYRYFNTNTIWVNLEALRELLDAHNNVIRLSMIRNPKTVDPKDEFSPPVYQLETAMGSAISIFDEATAIRVPRRRFAPVKKCQHLLALWSDAYVLTDDYEVVQNPKRRLGPPLLQLDNKYYKKIDQLKARFAHGAPSLLHCVSLNVQGDVVFGRGVEIKGNVVIANHTARQVTIADGSVIEQDLVF; from the coding sequence ATGACTACTGAAAAGAACGGTCTACCTCAAATGGAACTCGACATACAGTTTCAGCCGTTTGCCGACAAGATGGGAAAAAACGGCCTTGCCCCCATCGTCATAAATAGCTTCAGGCATTACTATGGGCTCTTGGTTCGGGGCGAGACCGGCCTTATTTCGAATAAGGATATCGATCCGGTGGCAGAAGGTGAGATTGCCGACGCACAAAGACTCTCTGGCCTTAACAAGGCAGGCCAAAGAGCCATGGAAAAATCGGTCCTCATCAAACTCAACGGCGGACTTGGCACAAGTATGGGGCTCTCCCGAGCCAAGTCCCTGCTGGAGGTCAAAAACGGTCTGAGCTTTCTTGATATCATTGCCAGGCAGGTTCTCAGTTACAGACGCAAGCAGGGGGTCAGGCTCCCTGTTGTCTTCATGAACAGTTTTAACACCGAGGCTGACACCCTTGAGGCCCTTGCCTCTTATGAGGATCTGCCCTCTAAGGGCATCCCGTTGAGTTTTGTCCAACATAGATTCCCAAAGGTGTTTCAGGATGCTTTGACGCCCGCCACGTGGCCTGCTGATCCTGCCCTGGAGTGGAATCCACCCGGCCATGGTGATATTTATACAGCGCTGGTGACCTCAGGGATACTCGATAAGCTTTTGGATGAGGGCGTGCTTTACGCATTTGTCTCAAATTCGGACAACCTTGGCGCAGTCATGGATGAGAGCATCCTGGGGTTTTTTGCGGAAAACAACTATCCCTTTATGATGGAGGTTGCGGATCGGACTGAAGCAGACAGCAAGGGGGGGCACCTGGCCCGCCGGAAAAACGGGCGGTTTACGTTAAGGGAGATAGCCCAGTGCCCTGAAAACGAGTTAGACGAATTCCGGGATGTCAATGTGTACAGATATTTCAATACGAACACCATCTGGGTGAACCTGGAAGCGTTGAGGGAATTACTTGATGCCCACAACAACGTGATTCGCCTTTCAATGATAAGAAACCCAAAAACAGTCGATCCCAAAGACGAATTTTCTCCGCCCGTGTATCAACTGGAAACCGCCATGGGGTCGGCGATTTCGATTTTTGACGAGGCCACGGCGATCCGGGTGCCTAGAAGGCGTTTTGCTCCTGTCAAGAAATGCCAGCACCTTCTCGCCCTCTGGTCAGACGCCTATGTGCTCACAGATGACTACGAGGTCGTTCAGAACCCGAAAAGGCGTTTGGGTCCACCGTTGTTACAGCTTGACAACAAATACTACAAGAAAATCGACCAGCTCAAGGCCCGGTTTGCTCATGGCGCCCCATCGTTGCTACACTGTGTTTCCCTCAACGTCCAAGGGGATGTGGTCTTTGGCAGGGGTGTGGAAATCAAAGGCAACGTCGTCATTGCCAATCACACGGCGCGTCAGGTGACCATTGCCGACGGGAGCGTGATAGAGCAGGACCTGGTTTTTTGA
- a CDS encoding MBL fold metallo-hydrolase has product MIIEQVKVGFMEVFCYILGCEATHKGLLIDPAGDEEHILDTARGLGLTIESVVNTHGHPDHTCGNGKIVHLTGAKIYMHALDDRFFSTPEGQSMGRQMGFAPSPPADVAVEDGDTISFGENALTVLHTPGHTPGGICLHAENNLFTGDTLFVGAVGRTDFPGGSLDILLQSIKERILSLPDETIIWPGHDYGVSPTSTVAREKKHNPYITDFQL; this is encoded by the coding sequence ATGATTATTGAGCAGGTCAAAGTCGGTTTTATGGAAGTCTTCTGCTACATTCTGGGCTGCGAAGCCACACACAAAGGGCTCCTGATTGATCCGGCAGGAGACGAAGAGCATATCTTGGATACGGCTCGTGGTTTGGGGCTGACCATTGAGTCTGTGGTCAACACCCATGGCCACCCTGATCACACGTGCGGCAACGGGAAAATTGTGCATCTCACTGGCGCCAAGATATACATGCATGCCCTGGACGATCGGTTTTTCAGTACACCCGAAGGGCAATCCATGGGCAGACAGATGGGTTTTGCGCCATCCCCTCCAGCAGATGTGGCTGTGGAGGACGGCGATACCATTTCCTTTGGCGAAAATGCCCTCACCGTGCTTCACACCCCGGGGCACACCCCTGGCGGAATCTGCCTGCACGCAGAGAACAACCTTTTCACCGGAGATACCCTTTTTGTAGGCGCGGTGGGGAGAACGGATTTTCCGGGCGGATCTTTGGATATATTGCTTCAGTCCATAAAGGAGAGGATCCTTTCGCTTCCGGATGAAACCATTATCTGGCCGGGCCATGACTACGGAGTAAGCCCTACTTCTACTGTGGCTCGTGAGAAGAAACACAATCCGTATATTACGGATTTTCAGTTGTAG
- a CDS encoding ABC transporter ATP-binding protein, translated as MLQVEDLQVKLGDKEILKHIDLEIHSGETHILFGPNGSGKTSLLMTIMGYPQYRVTGGKIVFKGEDITHMPVNERAQLGIGISYQRPPTINGVKTRQMIQICAKRAVDMEVLAQKVNFSEFLERDINAGFSGGEIKRSELLQLMAQDPGLLLFDEPESGVDLENISVIGKTISELLQRDFKVNFQKTQKDRHKERTKMGLIITHTGFILDYVTADKGQVLYEGVLTCTSHPQEIFRCISEVGYGECVRCAI; from the coding sequence ATGTTACAAGTTGAGGATTTGCAGGTTAAGCTTGGCGATAAGGAAATCCTGAAACACATCGATCTTGAAATTCATTCAGGGGAGACCCATATTCTGTTTGGTCCCAACGGGTCGGGCAAGACATCTTTGCTTATGACTATTATGGGTTATCCCCAGTACAGGGTCACTGGCGGAAAGATTGTCTTCAAAGGAGAAGACATCACCCATATGCCTGTGAACGAGCGGGCACAGCTTGGTATTGGAATATCTTACCAGCGGCCTCCCACAATCAATGGCGTGAAGACAAGGCAAATGATTCAAATCTGCGCCAAGAGAGCAGTGGACATGGAAGTCCTGGCGCAGAAGGTGAACTTCTCGGAATTTCTGGAGCGTGACATCAACGCGGGCTTTTCGGGCGGTGAGATCAAGCGCTCAGAACTATTGCAGTTAATGGCGCAGGATCCGGGCCTGTTGCTCTTTGATGAGCCAGAATCGGGGGTTGATTTAGAAAATATTTCCGTCATAGGAAAGACCATCAGCGAATTGCTTCAACGGGACTTTAAGGTGAACTTTCAGAAGACACAGAAGGATCGGCACAAAGAACGAACCAAGATGGGCTTGATTATCACGCACACCGGGTTTATCCTGGATTACGTGACAGCGGACAAAGGACAAGTACTCTACGAGGGCGTGCTCACTTGCACGAGCCACCCTCAAGAAATATTCAGGTGCATCAGCGAAGTGGGATATGGGGAGTGTGTAAGATGCGCGATTTAG
- a CDS encoding rubrerythrin family protein, producing the protein MSKTEQNLMEAFAGESQANRRYLAFAKQAEKEGYPQAARVFRAAAEAETVHALAHLRALGQVKGTAENLKEAIAGETHESTEMYPAMIRAAKEENNKAAETSFTYANKVEKVHASLYQKALDNLDSAEETDFYVCSVCGYTCEKERPDKCPVCGATSKAFFKVD; encoded by the coding sequence ATGAGCAAGACTGAACAGAACTTGATGGAAGCTTTTGCAGGCGAGTCACAGGCCAACAGGAGGTATTTGGCCTTTGCCAAGCAGGCAGAAAAAGAAGGTTATCCCCAGGCAGCCAGAGTCTTCAGGGCGGCTGCCGAGGCCGAAACTGTACACGCACTGGCTCATCTGCGTGCCCTTGGCCAGGTTAAGGGTACGGCTGAAAACTTGAAGGAAGCCATTGCAGGCGAGACGCACGAGTCTACGGAGATGTATCCGGCCATGATCCGGGCTGCCAAGGAGGAGAACAATAAGGCGGCAGAGACCTCCTTCACCTATGCCAATAAGGTGGAAAAGGTTCATGCCTCACTCTATCAGAAGGCATTGGATAACCTGGACTCTGCCGAAGAAACAGATTTCTATGTATGTTCTGTATGCGGTTACACCTGCGAAAAGGAACGTCCGGACAAGTGCCCGGTGTGCGGCGCCACATCGAAGGCTTTTTTTAAGGTGGATTAA
- a CDS encoding cytochrome P460 family protein: MKKGTITIGSLFTAACLWVGPLAFADMPGPDPGSLWDHITKVSPYKEWSFWPDHQGMQPGRAPHGPLHKVYVNDRALNSPRPPVHYGAIEVKENYSKAMQLKAITVMYKVQGYNAKDGDWFWAKFTPDGKAKPFGKPAGCVGCHGTRAKNDFILVHEFN; this comes from the coding sequence TTGAAAAAAGGAACAATCACTATCGGATCTTTATTCACTGCAGCGTGCTTGTGGGTAGGCCCTTTGGCTTTTGCAGACATGCCTGGGCCCGACCCTGGTTCACTGTGGGATCATATCACAAAGGTTTCCCCTTACAAGGAATGGTCCTTCTGGCCTGATCACCAGGGAATGCAGCCGGGTCGAGCACCGCATGGTCCTTTGCATAAGGTGTATGTGAATGACCGAGCCTTGAATTCGCCAAGACCTCCCGTTCACTACGGGGCCATCGAAGTTAAAGAAAACTATAGCAAGGCTATGCAACTCAAGGCTATCACGGTGATGTACAAGGTCCAGGGATACAATGCCAAAGACGGAGACTGGTTTTGGGCAAAGTTCACCCCGGACGGCAAGGCCAAACCTTTTGGCAAACCTGCAGGCTGTGTAGGCTGCCATGGGACCAGGGCAAAAAACGACTTCATACTGGTTCACGAATTCAATTAG